The Sebastes umbrosus isolate fSebUmb1 chromosome 1, fSebUmb1.pri, whole genome shotgun sequence genome includes the window ttagcctccttcgtgacaagctagtatgacatggttggtaccaatggattccttagattttctagtttcatatgactgtagctttcaaactgagcccgctacaacctccgaaagatcgattgcgttaatgctttaaagaaattagtggtgttaaaacaaattcgcattaacgcgttaactttgacagccctaatccgCTTATACTTAAAAATGAAATAGTAAATTAGTTAATTTTAGTCTTGTTTTCCCACATAACCTCAGTGGTATAGTATACTCATATATATTCCCATGCAGAGTTAAAATGGATTTTGTTCATGGTCGCTCCACAgcaacatctctttcccaaaagataataataataataataactcactGTAGGAAATagtgaaattaatttgcatgctggctcactgtcacagaTTACTGGGACAATTGAATACAACAAAGTCATCGtcaatgttattagtaacacttGTGCGCAGTTTTCGCCACCAGGTAGTGCTTGTGAGTGAGTAGCAAGATAAGTAGaagttgaagaagaagaagtattcTTCCTCTATTGTTGTTACCTGCCATAGCAAGGAGATAACTTACGGAGCAGAGAAAACGTGTAGGCAGACTTTTTTAAGTATGCTattcacacttcacacacattttcatgtCTGGAAGGCAGACCTTGCACGGTACTGTGTGTGATGTTGTTCCCCTTTTCTGCTTTACATACTATGTAATTGCAAAATTTCCACCCAGTGAAAGCATTTTTTCTCCGACATTAGAGGCCATTGTGTGAGTGTTGAATGTGGGCATATACGTGCATGGTAGTAGATCGTTCtctattttaaaattgtaatccTGCTAGCAATCCCCATTCTTACTAAAATGTATCAGTGATACAATTCTGTTCGACTGCTGTTCCTTCAATATAGAGTAGTTCCTGATGAAAACCTTTGTCAATGCTTAAAGAtgcacgagtctcccctttacagacatgccaactttatgataatcacatgcagtttggggacaagtcatagtcaagtcagcacactgacacacagagctgttgttgcctgttgggtttgagtttgccatattTTAgccatattttttatgctaaacgcagtacctgtgagggtttctggacaatatttgtcatcattgttttgtgttgttaattgatttccaataataaatatatacatacatttgcataaggcagcatatttgcccactcccatgttgataagagtatcaaatacttgacaaatctccctttaaggtacattttgaacagataaaaatgtgtgattaatttgagattaatcgcgatttacTATCGAAAATCAAGCAATTAATcgtgactaaatattttaattgaccgacagccctagttgtttcCTGTGTTAATGGTAGAACCTTTTAAGCAGTTTGAGCTGATCAGGTTCATTCTGCCAGTGTCATCATATTTGTGGTAAAGGCAAAACTGAAGTACATTCAGTAGACAAtgttgcgttttttttaaacatacattttaggCTCAGTTTTCACACTGCTGTGCAGGTGGGTTGAGAAAATAGCTGACCACAGCTTCCATTAGGTGGCAAACCATAAACCTTTTACAGCCCCATTTGAAGTCTGCAAGGGTGAGAGGGACTCAGAGGACACATTTCAGGTGGAGTATCACTAAAATATGGTGGTAGAGATGATAATACATAAAGCTGTTTTTGTTTGGCATTTACTCAGTtttgtttattctttttattttttggacaaGTTGTCTGCttcataactgttttttttttcaatggggACTTTGCATCCTCCTCTCTTTCACGCAAAGATAACTGCATATGGCAAGGATTGTAATTACTAAGCTGCTCTGGGACACTTGTACAAACACCTATTGTAATTAGACGCGTCTGTTTTTGTCACATAGATAGCACCTTTGCAGCATTGCGCTGAGAAGGAATCACTGATGTATTAGAACATGGCCGTGACATGCAAAAACACAGATTTCAGTCACCAGATATTAGGCTTGttcgagatgaactgcgcctcgcctggaaagtagacgagatcaggcggcagcagcagggggtgGTGACAAAAAGCCGAGGTCAAGTCGGGCAGTTTCCAGCCGTTTCGAGCAGACTTTAAAAattttacaggaagtcacagaaaaaattacttcctgttagatccgatctgtaggcctcttgtagttttcagacaatgtgggatttatttatattcgtttgtaaatatatgtggaaatgtgtgtgtgtatctggcattggattttatcctttattatttttatgtccaccTTGTAAAGCACATAATGAGCACACGTTTTGATAAGTGTTGTATATAGAtgaccttcattattataataattattattatcaaccacacaagatatgTTTGTTCACAgttgaaaccttcattgcacaacgtgagactaatatcctacaatctagcgttaaatattacaattacacagaaagttgtgactttctacaaaacgtggtgtttgctgtgaaaactaagagccaatcagctctttgatcaggcgcgagccaggcgtttcccataatgccctgggtTTTACAGttggtggagagcaactgcggcgcctggctctaaaagCATCAAGTCgaacacaaatctaaccggcatgcattgcgCGGCGATCGCCGGCgatcgattctgcgcaggcctggctcatctcgaacgagcctattACAAGATTGAAAAAGGGCTGCATTGTGTTTTGTACCTCTTTGAGAAGGGAACTTCAGAGTTCACTGCGATTTTACTCTTACTCCTTTCAATGGACACCACACCACCACCTAGGCTTCCAGCTTTGCCGTTCACCTTGATGCGCTCCTGCAGGAACTGCTCCTGTTGAAGTATAGAGGGACACAGCATGTGACACACAACCCTGAGCAGAACTGAAAGATTTTGCTCTACCCAAAGCACTGACAGGTGACACATTGTGTCTGACATCTTGTTAGTTTCCATTAAAACCCACACTGGATGATAGTTGTCCTTTCCTTATTCCGACCCGACTGTAACCATCATATCCAATGACTTGGGACTGATCCACTGACATGACAGCAGTGTTTGACACTCACAGGGGTCGGTGTCTGACAGCTGCTGCCTGCCTGCACACTGTTTAACAGTCTCTTATATGTCTGAACTGGTCTACTCACAAAGTTGGCAGCATCCATGATGCCATCCTCCACAGGGTGAGTGCAGTCCAGGGTGAACTTCAGgatctgcttcttcctcttgcCACCCTGCTTCCTGACCACCTGCTTTTTCTATCACACACAAACCAAAGAGGGTTACTCAATCTCACACCAACATGgaccttataataataattctatttataaagcacttttcaagcacaaagaaaaaagtgctttccaaggaaATCCACATCATATACAACAGaatacactgaaacataaataatttaataataaaacaatagaaaataaagaaacaagcattTACATATTCATAGTTACAAA containing:
- the rpl22 gene encoding 60S ribosomal protein L22 isoform X1, which translates into the protein MRSISRPVYYSSCAAVAPSFSLYVSAMAPIKKQVVRKQGGKRKKQILKFTLDCTHPVEDGIMDAANFEQFLQERIKVNGKAGSLGGGVVSIERSKSKIAVNSEVPFSKRYLKYLTKKYLKKNNLRDWLRVVANTKESYELRYFQINQDEEEEEDED
- the rpl22 gene encoding 60S ribosomal protein L22 isoform X2, which gives rise to MYSNLSFTLAKKQVVRKQGGKRKKQILKFTLDCTHPVEDGIMDAANFEQFLQERIKVNGKAGSLGGGVVSIERSKSKIAVNSEVPFSKRYLKYLTKKYLKKNNLRDWLRVVANTKESYELRYFQINQDEEEEEDED